The Daphnia magna isolate NIES linkage group LG6, ASM2063170v1.1, whole genome shotgun sequence genome segment TTTCTCAAGAAATAGAGCTACAGgtagtctgtttattttttccataCACCTGTATATTTTGATTAACTGTAAGTCTTAATTTTATGCTGCTAGATGTACATAAATAGGCTCATCCGAGAAGACCGAGATCGACAGATCGAACTCGTCAGCCAAGGAAAAGAATACAGTGCGGTAGAAAACGAAATTTCTAACGTAGAGGTTCTAACTGTAAGCCTCTTTATGCTTTactattctctttttttcaaagaagCGAGTAGAAATAATGCTATTCTTAAATTCTAGGATCGCTACCTGGCCGAATTGAATGACCTCTTTGCAACCGTTGACGAACGCAGAATGGTAAAAGCTTATGCATACACTTCTGCCAgcttaataattaattaatataaATAATCTTATTAATATTGTTTGTCTCTGATCAGAAACGAGAAGTTCCAGATTATCTCTGTGGCAAAATTAGCTTTGAAATCATGAAAGATCCAGTCATCACCCCTTCAGGAATTACCTACGATAGGAAAGATATTGAAGAACATTTGCAGGTAAGGTGATTTCAAATCTACCGGATACACTAGtgcaaaaatatttattacGTAGCGAGTTGGACATTTTGACCCCGTGACGCGAGTAAAATTAACCAAAGACCAACTGATCCCCAATTTCTCCATGAAAGAAGTGGTCGACTCGTATCTGACCGAAAACGAGTGGGCTCAACACTACTAATCACTTCGATAATCGTGTTTAAGAATTTGTAATCGTTCAATCTTTCCCGTATTGTACTAATGAAATCGATGTACGATTTCATCTGAAACTAACTTGGCCTTGTCGTGGTGTTTCCTATTAGGCTGGGTTATTTTCGTAAGTAAATGTTGCAACAGTCTTTCGCTATCGGTTGGCTCATGTGTTTGAATAGACGATATGGGAAATTTCATCCATCGTTCATCACATAAACCAATTCATGTATTGAAACCAAAAAGGCAAATTGTACTGGGACCTGTTTGCCAACTTGCCATTTCGTACAGTTTCTTTAAGATTACCTATTCATTAGACTACTTGTTCTGACTCCACCTCCGCAGCCGTTTGACTTTTGTTGATTGTATCCGCATGGTCAGGAAGAAGAAGTTGTTCATTTCTCCTTGACCGTGGTATTCGTATGGCGGCTGGCAACTGACGGTGTGCAGGCCAAGCCATTTTATTGCGCCTTTAATTAAGCACTCTATCGAGCTCGGTTGTGAAACGTTGTGGATGTTGTCAGGGCTTTTGCAACTGTATATTCATTAGAGTTGGTCAGTCGACTCATTAAT includes the following:
- the LOC116925927 gene encoding E3 ubiquitin-protein ligase CHIP — protein: MSDREHKDQGNKLFLARRFDEAISCYSKAILKNASVPQYYTNRALCSLKLGRWDAVVQDCKTALELDSTWVKGHFFLGQALMEKECYEEAIKYLRRARDLSLDQRLNFGDDITSQLRLAKKHHFTKQEEKRISQEIELQMYINRLIREDRDRQIELVSQGKEYSAVENEISNVEVLTDRYLAELNDLFATVDERRMKREVPDYLCGKISFEIMKDPVITPSGITYDRKDIEEHLQRVGHFDPVTRVKLTKDQLIPNFSMKEVVDSYLTENEWAQHY